One window from the genome of [Clostridium] celerecrescens 18A encodes:
- a CDS encoding sulfurtransferase, translated as MKKRVLGALLCLSMAVSLTAGCAAKSESKPADGEKKAEKEEKIDVNANPVDKKKVYVSPDWVQSVIDGNQEESSDYVILECAWGEEADNPAYTEGHIKGAYHMNTDYIESEEYWNIRTPEEIEKLMADYGITKDTTVICYGADGINSADDRVAFTLLWAGVENVKCLDGGFEAWTKAGYSTEKGSNKPKATDQGFGTTVPAHPEYVISIDNVKEKLESDNNFKLVSIRSKAEFSGETSGYGYIDKAGEPKGAIWGHDTDDGSYNKADGTTVGIDVLEGYLKETGASLDNELAFYCGTGWRATIPFLICYENGYTNAKLYDGGWYQWQMDDSLPVQVGDPGSGKCEYTTVGNLSKDKAAK; from the coding sequence ATGAAAAAAAGGGTACTGGGTGCATTGCTGTGTCTTTCCATGGCAGTATCACTGACAGCAGGATGTGCAGCAAAGTCTGAAAGTAAACCTGCTGACGGCGAAAAGAAGGCAGAGAAGGAAGAAAAAATTGATGTAAACGCTAATCCGGTGGATAAAAAAAAGGTGTACGTATCACCGGACTGGGTGCAGAGCGTAATTGACGGGAATCAGGAAGAGTCATCGGATTATGTGATTCTGGAATGTGCGTGGGGTGAGGAAGCAGATAATCCTGCATACACAGAAGGACATATCAAGGGCGCTTATCATATGAATACGGATTATATAGAATCAGAAGAATATTGGAACATCCGCACACCGGAGGAAATTGAAAAGCTGATGGCTGATTACGGTATTACAAAAGATACAACAGTCATCTGCTATGGAGCTGATGGAATAAATTCTGCAGATGACAGAGTCGCATTTACTCTGCTCTGGGCAGGAGTAGAAAATGTAAAATGCTTAGATGGCGGGTTCGAGGCCTGGACAAAAGCCGGATATAGCACGGAAAAAGGCAGCAATAAGCCGAAAGCAACAGACCAGGGATTTGGAACAACAGTACCTGCCCATCCGGAATATGTTATTTCCATTGATAATGTTAAAGAAAAACTTGAAAGTGACAACAATTTCAAATTAGTGAGTATCAGGAGCAAGGCAGAATTCTCTGGGGAAACCAGTGGATATGGATATATCGATAAGGCAGGAGAACCCAAAGGCGCGATTTGGGGACATGATACGGACGATGGTTCTTATAATAAGGCAGATGGTACGACCGTCGGTATAGATGTGCTGGAAGGATATTTAAAAGAAACAGGAGCCTCTCTTGACAATGAACTGGCATTTTACTGTGGAACGGGCTGGAGAGCCACAATCCCATTTTTGATCTGCTACGAAAACGGCTATACCAACGCAAAGCTTTATGACGGAGGCTGGTATCAGTGGCAGATGGATGACAGCCTGCCAGTTCAGGTGGGAGATCCTGGAAGCGGTAAATGTGAATATACCACGGTAGGAAATCTTTCCAAGGACAAAGCAGCAAAATAA
- a CDS encoding aminoglycoside phosphotransferase family protein — translation MDQVQGLGEYIKWKGYRESLGLLEEVTEEYRMLAQGEYNRNYLFLHPVTGKKLILRVNIGSQMHLEDQIGYEFHALELLKDSGRTPSPLYVDGTKEKLPFGVMVMEYLPGHALDYEKELLYAADCLADIHSISVGRETPLVAPDNPLKAILEECEEMFRTYEESALGDEGKKRKIRRMLDRGWGRADSLPRPAYRCCINTELNSTNFLINGEGKGNYLIDWEKPIYGDPAQDLGHFLAPTTTFWKTDVILESEQMEKFADSYIKKAAGRFNIDGLKERTWAYIPITCLRGITWCAMAWVEYNQPDKEIINESTARKLEAYLSHGFLDKIAGFVGC, via the coding sequence ATGGATCAGGTACAGGGATTAGGTGAATACATTAAATGGAAGGGATACCGGGAATCGCTGGGGCTTTTGGAGGAGGTTACAGAAGAATACCGGATGCTGGCTCAGGGTGAGTATAACAGAAACTACCTGTTTCTTCACCCGGTGACTGGGAAGAAGCTAATTCTGAGGGTAAACATTGGAAGCCAGATGCATCTTGAAGATCAGATTGGGTATGAATTTCATGCATTGGAGCTGTTAAAGGATTCGGGACGCACACCAAGCCCCTTATATGTGGATGGAACGAAGGAGAAGCTTCCCTTTGGAGTAATGGTAATGGAGTATCTTCCCGGACATGCCTTGGATTATGAAAAAGAACTGCTTTATGCGGCAGATTGTCTGGCTGATATACACAGCATTTCTGTTGGAAGGGAGACGCCGCTGGTGGCACCGGATAATCCTTTAAAAGCAATTCTGGAAGAATGCGAGGAGATGTTCCGGACGTATGAAGAGTCTGCTCTTGGAGACGAAGGAAAGAAAAGAAAAATACGCAGGATGCTGGACCGTGGCTGGGGAAGGGCAGACAGCCTTCCAAGACCAGCGTACCGGTGCTGCATTAACACGGAGCTGAATTCTACAAATTTTCTTATTAACGGAGAAGGAAAAGGGAATTACCTGATTGACTGGGAAAAGCCGATTTACGGTGATCCGGCACAGGACCTTGGGCACTTTCTTGCACCAACCACAACCTTCTGGAAGACAGATGTGATTCTGGAAAGTGAACAGATGGAGAAGTTTGCAGATTCGTATATTAAAAAGGCAGCAGGGAGATTTAATATTGACGGTCTGAAAGAACGGACCTGGGCGTATATTCCCATTACATGCCTGAGGGGGATCACCTGGTGTGCAATGGCCTGGGTGGAATATAATCAGCCGGACAAAGAAATAATCAATGAGTCAACAGCCCGTAAACTGGAGGCGTATTTAAGCCATGGATTCCTGGATAAAATAGCAGGATTTGTTGGCTGTTAG
- a CDS encoding class I SAM-dependent methyltransferase, translating into MKAYERETDMWNKIFEEYQPLDLREIELKVEPMFDEALKLFAGRTKRVLDFGCGTGDVSFQYLQYQPDHQIVGVDKAETGIRFAKETAKLSHYRRTHFFIGGEKFLDQFEKEEFDGIILSNVLDIMPKDVSTETMLKLNSLLKHDGCWFIKMNPYYSKEELDSFGYQKKGGNLYEEDGILHLRQVTTEYWKKQLSKFGEIIAYLEFQYTWQKGMNRLFIIQK; encoded by the coding sequence ATGAAAGCCTATGAACGTGAGACTGATATGTGGAACAAGATTTTTGAAGAATATCAGCCATTGGATCTAAGAGAGATAGAACTAAAGGTTGAACCAATGTTTGACGAGGCGTTGAAACTGTTTGCCGGCAGAACAAAACGAGTATTGGACTTTGGATGCGGAACTGGTGATGTTTCATTTCAATACCTGCAGTATCAACCGGATCATCAGATTGTTGGAGTAGATAAGGCGGAAACAGGTATTAGATTTGCAAAAGAAACAGCCAAGCTGAGTCATTATAGAAGAACCCATTTTTTTATTGGAGGAGAGAAATTCTTAGATCAGTTTGAGAAAGAGGAGTTTGACGGAATTATTTTATCAAATGTTTTGGATATAATGCCTAAAGATGTCTCCACTGAAACAATGCTTAAGTTAAACAGTCTCTTGAAACATGACGGCTGCTGGTTTATCAAGATGAACCCTTATTATTCTAAAGAAGAACTTGATTCGTTTGGCTATCAGAAAAAAGGGGGAAATCTATATGAAGAAGATGGGATTCTTCATCTTCGACAGGTCACTACAGAATATTGGAAGAAACAGTTATCAAAATTTGGTGAGATTATTGCTTATTTAGAATTCCAATATACTTGGCAGAAAGGTATGAACAGGCTCTTTATTATTCAAAAATAA
- a CDS encoding TVP38/TMEM64 family protein, with protein MNNKKVWVFAGIIVMILSFNHVFGWSSYISNMDNLGFLKQAVEVNLPYAIAIYMLLTIAGCAFLALPGVTFAIFAGLLFGPVLGTVCCSAATTIGAVLAFSAGRFFLKDTVRPMVVKNKYLNKWLFDNSGKNQLFVLIITRLVPVFPYNLQNFAYGITDIKFSTYMIGSLVFMLPGTAMYTVGTAGLADKENRLLYMGIAAVLAIGVLGMGVFLKRRYIQEEQDGR; from the coding sequence ATGAATAATAAAAAAGTGTGGGTATTTGCAGGAATCATCGTTATGATTCTTAGCTTTAATCATGTATTTGGGTGGTCTTCCTATATCAGTAATATGGATAATCTGGGTTTTCTAAAACAGGCGGTAGAGGTTAATCTCCCCTATGCCATTGCAATCTATATGCTGCTCACCATTGCAGGCTGTGCCTTTCTGGCACTTCCAGGTGTCACATTTGCAATATTTGCCGGTCTGTTATTTGGCCCCGTTCTGGGTACGGTATGTTGTTCCGCGGCTACCACAATCGGGGCGGTTCTTGCATTTTCGGCAGGCAGGTTCTTTTTGAAAGACACTGTCAGACCTATGGTTGTAAAGAACAAATATCTGAATAAATGGTTGTTTGACAATTCGGGAAAAAACCAGTTGTTTGTCCTCATCATTACAAGGCTTGTGCCAGTATTTCCTTATAACCTTCAAAACTTTGCCTACGGTATTACAGATATTAAATTCAGCACATATATGATCGGTTCTCTGGTTTTCATGCTTCCGGGTACCGCAATGTACACAGTTGGAACGGCCGGGCTTGCGGACAAAGAAAACCGGCTGCTGTATATGGGGATCGCGGCGGTATTGGCAATTGGGGTGCTGGGAATGGGGGTATTCTTAAAGAGGAGATACATACAGGAGGAGCAAGATGGAAGATAA
- a CDS encoding TIGR04283 family arsenosugar biosynthesis glycosyltransferase — MKQAIIIFTRAPIPGRTKTRMMPLLSPQQCAKLHICFLKDIIKECEKCKANIFVCYTPDEDKQKRYLKEVLGIQYGYLPQRGDHLGERMFRAFEEVFAMGYEECILIGTDVPELRSGDLMQAFEVLKTQEVVFGKTHDGGYYLVGMKKARREAFGLDRYGHGAVLEETIKALSQAGITVGYSKKLWDMDTPSDLKEYRKRMRVRKELKQTETGRYAAGIAPISIIIPIYNEEKRVVMFQEQLRELQGTCEILFVDGGSSDRTLELIDPGYTVLHSEKGRGRQMNAGAKASCGDILFFLHCDSELPPKPLAEIRRVMRDHQAGCFGIAFHSHNFFMFTCRVISNHRVKDRKIMFGDQGIFVDRELFFEVGMFPQIPIMEDYQFSLTLKEKRVKLGMTGRRIYTSDRRFPKGTVPKLKLMWKMNRLRKMYRDGVSIERISDMYRDIR, encoded by the coding sequence ATGAAACAGGCAATTATCATATTTACAAGAGCACCAATACCGGGAAGGACGAAGACCAGGATGATGCCCCTGCTAAGTCCGCAGCAATGTGCAAAACTTCATATTTGTTTTTTAAAAGACATTATAAAAGAATGCGAAAAGTGTAAGGCAAATATTTTTGTCTGTTACACTCCGGATGAAGATAAACAAAAAAGGTATCTAAAAGAAGTATTGGGAATTCAGTATGGTTACTTACCACAGCGGGGGGATCATCTGGGGGAACGGATGTTCCGGGCATTTGAAGAAGTATTTGCTATGGGGTATGAAGAATGCATTCTGATTGGAACCGATGTGCCGGAGCTGCGGTCCGGTGATCTAATGCAGGCATTTGAAGTGCTTAAAACCCAGGAGGTGGTGTTCGGGAAGACCCATGACGGAGGATATTATCTCGTGGGTATGAAGAAAGCCCGGAGGGAAGCCTTTGGTCTTGACCGGTATGGACATGGAGCTGTCTTAGAGGAAACCATAAAGGCTCTTTCCCAGGCCGGAATTACGGTAGGCTATTCGAAAAAGCTTTGGGATATGGACACTCCATCGGATTTAAAAGAGTATCGGAAACGGATGCGCGTAAGGAAAGAGCTGAAGCAGACGGAAACTGGGCGGTATGCGGCTGGAATCGCTCCGATCTCTATCATTATCCCTATATATAATGAAGAAAAAAGAGTTGTAATGTTTCAGGAGCAGTTAAGGGAACTGCAGGGAACATGTGAAATATTGTTCGTGGATGGGGGAAGCTCAGACCGTACATTGGAATTAATAGATCCCGGATATACCGTGCTGCACAGTGAAAAAGGCAGGGGAAGGCAGATGAACGCAGGAGCGAAGGCAAGCTGCGGAGACATCCTGTTTTTCCTCCATTGTGACAGTGAGCTTCCGCCAAAGCCACTGGCGGAAATCAGGCGGGTGATGAGGGATCATCAGGCAGGCTGTTTTGGGATAGCATTTCACTCCCACAATTTTTTCATGTTCACATGCAGAGTGATTTCCAACCACAGAGTTAAGGACCGGAAGATCATGTTTGGAGATCAGGGGATTTTTGTGGACCGGGAGTTATTTTTTGAAGTCGGAATGTTTCCTCAGATTCCTATCATGGAAGACTACCAGTTCTCACTTACATTAAAAGAAAAACGGGTGAAGCTTGGGATGACAGGGAGAAGAATTTATACATCAGACAGGCGCTTTCCAAAAGGGACTGTACCTAAGCTGAAGCTCATGTGGAAAATGAACCGGCTTCGAAAGATGTACCGGGACGGAGTTTCCATAGAAAGAATCTCGGATATGTACCGGGATATCAGATAG
- a CDS encoding (Fe-S)-binding protein, which translates to MEDKPRIMDPDACVHCHICRQHCLFLEKYNIDIGDKEKLEELSYHCFLCGRCSEVCPKGIDGREVVLGMRKKQVRRNDGQLREKGYGMLVREKQNYLFQNYGLGAKKSVLFPGCNFPAYYPKTTRYLMELFREIADAGTVFDCCGKPIAELGMEKREKEIIGRVERKLRENGVEEVITLCPNCYAYLRPRLNVNVVSIYEKLREFGIGKMIEGRLTIFPPCPDRENQELLGFIRTFLKEEPDLISHVQCCGLGGCAGSKEKDLARQMVCSIGQEYEKTIYTYCASCSGNFVRKGYRDTKHILLEILERNEGPDTGRSVVNRIITKYRREK; encoded by the coding sequence ATGGAAGATAAGCCGAGAATCATGGATCCGGATGCATGCGTTCATTGCCATATCTGCCGGCAGCACTGTCTCTTTCTGGAGAAATATAACATAGATATCGGTGATAAAGAAAAGCTGGAGGAGCTTTCTTATCACTGCTTTTTATGCGGCAGGTGTTCTGAAGTCTGTCCCAAGGGAATCGACGGAAGAGAAGTCGTTTTAGGGATGCGAAAGAAGCAGGTTCGCAGGAATGATGGGCAGCTTCGTGAAAAAGGCTACGGAATGCTTGTAAGGGAAAAACAGAACTATTTATTTCAGAACTACGGTCTTGGGGCGAAAAAGAGCGTCCTTTTTCCGGGCTGTAATTTCCCGGCCTATTATCCCAAGACGACCAGGTACCTGATGGAACTGTTTCGGGAAATAGCGGATGCAGGGACAGTATTTGACTGCTGCGGAAAGCCCATTGCAGAACTGGGAATGGAGAAACGGGAAAAAGAGATTATTGGAAGAGTGGAGAGAAAGCTAAGAGAAAACGGTGTAGAGGAAGTAATTACCCTTTGTCCAAACTGTTACGCTTATTTAAGACCCCGTCTGAACGTAAACGTAGTGAGTATATATGAAAAACTTCGGGAGTTTGGAATCGGGAAGATGATTGAGGGAAGGCTCACTATATTTCCCCCATGCCCGGACAGGGAAAATCAGGAGTTGTTGGGCTTCATTCGTACATTCTTAAAGGAAGAACCGGATCTGATTTCTCATGTGCAGTGCTGCGGGCTTGGAGGCTGCGCCGGGAGCAAAGAAAAGGATCTGGCAAGACAGATGGTATGCAGCATCGGACAGGAGTATGAGAAGACCATTTATACTTACTGCGCTTCCTGTTCGGGGAATTTTGTGAGAAAGGGATACAGGGATACAAAGCATATTCTTTTAGAAATATTAGAGAGAAACGAGGGGCCGGACACAGGCAGGTCTGTGGTAAACCGAATCATAACGAAATACCGGAGAGAAAAATAA
- a CDS encoding ABC transporter substrate-binding protein gives MKKRITAALLTVVIAFSMTACGNNEGQKVEKKTAIETEELSFVRMKEEAKGTTVTFYGWGGDEKLNEWLDNTFAPVMKEKYDITMERVPMDIDQVLSQLSGEIQAGEKDGSIDMIWINGENFRSAKENNMLYGPFVDKLPNFQDYVDATSEDVTLDFAYPIEGFEAPYGKAQIVMIADTAVTPDMPKSAEDFKEFVRKYPGKVTYPALPDFTGSAFVRNMIYEICGYEQFLDMKGDKETVKTAVEPAMTYLRELNPYLWNEGKTFPDSSTTLDNMFSDGEVVLSMTYDAYGTAVKIADGAFTQTTQSFQFEKGTIGNTNFMAIAANSGNKTGAMVAINEMLSPEIQADRYDTLKVIPVLDNSKLSKEQKASFDEVELGKGTIPQDELLSKRLPEMPAELVPIIEEIWTEEVAGK, from the coding sequence ATGAAAAAAAGAATTACGGCAGCGCTTCTGACGGTTGTTATAGCTTTTTCCATGACAGCCTGCGGGAACAATGAAGGACAAAAAGTAGAGAAAAAAACGGCTATAGAAACAGAGGAGCTGTCCTTCGTCAGAATGAAGGAGGAAGCAAAGGGCACTACCGTTACATTTTATGGATGGGGCGGAGATGAGAAGCTGAATGAATGGCTGGACAATACCTTCGCACCGGTAATGAAGGAAAAGTATGACATTACCATGGAACGTGTTCCAATGGATATTGATCAGGTGTTAAGCCAATTGTCAGGAGAAATCCAGGCAGGCGAAAAGGACGGAAGCATTGACATGATCTGGATCAATGGAGAAAATTTCCGTTCTGCAAAAGAAAACAATATGCTCTATGGGCCTTTCGTGGATAAACTTCCCAATTTTCAGGATTATGTAGATGCAACGTCCGAAGATGTAACGCTTGATTTTGCGTACCCCATTGAGGGATTTGAAGCTCCTTATGGAAAAGCGCAGATCGTTATGATTGCGGATACGGCTGTAACTCCGGACATGCCCAAAAGCGCTGAAGACTTTAAGGAGTTTGTCCGGAAGTATCCTGGAAAGGTGACTTATCCGGCGCTTCCGGATTTTACAGGAAGTGCGTTTGTCAGAAATATGATCTATGAGATCTGCGGATACGAACAGTTTCTGGATATGAAAGGGGATAAGGAAACGGTAAAAACTGCTGTGGAACCTGCAATGACATACTTAAGGGAGCTGAATCCGTACTTATGGAATGAAGGAAAAACTTTCCCGGATTCCTCAACGACCCTGGACAATATGTTTTCAGACGGAGAGGTTGTGCTGAGCATGACATATGATGCCTACGGAACTGCTGTCAAGATCGCGGACGGAGCATTTACACAGACAACACAGTCGTTCCAGTTTGAGAAAGGGACCATCGGAAATACCAACTTTATGGCCATTGCAGCAAATTCCGGGAATAAGACAGGAGCAATGGTGGCAATCAATGAAATGCTGTCTCCGGAAATCCAGGCAGACCGTTATGATACATTGAAGGTCATCCCGGTTCTTGACAATTCAAAGCTTTCAAAGGAACAGAAAGCATCATTTGATGAGGTGGAGCTTGGAAAGGGAACGATTCCCCAGGATGAGCTGTTATCAAAACGTCTTCCGGAAATGCCGGCTGAGCTGGTTCCCATTATTGAAGAAATATGGACAGAAGAAGTGGCAGGAAAATAA
- a CDS encoding LysM peptidoglycan-binding domain-containing protein — MIIHVVQPGETIFTISEYYKIPIDRLILENGIINPDNLAVGQTIVIVQPETIYTVQAGDTLESIAEQHGVSTMELLRNNPYLSDREYLYSGETIVIKYQTNKSKTIATSGYIFSYIDKSVLIKTLPFLTYLTIFNYRATSLGEIIATADDTELIQLAKSYGVAPMLFVSTISGEGIASREVNYEILNNPSIQDSLINNALQIVKSKGYYGINIYVEDITLDNINNIAEYLKKASEIFHSEGVRIVITTTPVTDSEVPYASFEKLDYSKFAEYVDGIIFSSYDWARSYSYPSSIFPVDFLRGLLDYAVSIIPSELIFLGITTLGYDWTLPYVPGATEATVITTENAVLIAAENNIPIQFNEAAQSPYFYYKDSSEIMHVIWFKDARSFDARAALAGEYNLQGLSLWTVMRFDAQMWLIINNQYYIERRLGIS; from the coding sequence ATGATCATACACGTTGTCCAACCTGGTGAAACCATCTTTACAATATCAGAGTATTACAAAATCCCTATAGACAGACTAATATTGGAAAACGGAATTATTAACCCAGACAATTTAGCAGTAGGTCAAACGATTGTGATTGTTCAACCTGAAACAATTTATACCGTCCAGGCTGGTGATACTTTAGAAAGTATTGCAGAGCAGCATGGTGTTTCAACAATGGAATTATTAAGAAACAATCCCTATCTCTCTGATAGAGAATATTTGTACTCCGGTGAAACGATTGTTATAAAATATCAAACGAATAAATCAAAAACAATTGCCACCAGTGGTTATATCTTTTCCTATATAGATAAATCTGTTTTAATAAAAACTCTTCCTTTTTTAACGTATTTGACTATTTTCAATTATAGAGCTACAAGTTTAGGAGAGATCATCGCAACTGCTGACGACACGGAACTTATCCAGCTGGCGAAATCATATGGTGTTGCACCCATGCTGTTTGTTTCCACGATTTCGGGAGAGGGAATAGCCAGCCGTGAAGTGAACTATGAAATTTTAAATAATCCTTCTATACAGGATAGCCTTATTAATAATGCTCTCCAAATAGTAAAATCAAAAGGTTATTATGGTATCAACATATATGTCGAAGACATCACCTTAGACAATATAAATAATATTGCAGAATATTTGAAAAAAGCTTCAGAGATATTTCATTCAGAAGGTGTCAGGATCGTGATCACCACAACACCGGTTACGGATAGTGAAGTCCCATATGCCAGTTTTGAAAAATTAGACTATTCAAAATTTGCTGAATATGTGGATGGTATTATATTTTCATCTTATGACTGGGCAAGGTCTTACAGCTATCCAAGCTCAATCTTTCCGGTTGATTTTTTGAGAGGCTTGTTAGATTATGCGGTTAGTATTATTCCTTCTGAATTAATTTTTCTAGGTATCACCACACTTGGTTATGATTGGACACTTCCCTATGTTCCCGGCGCCACGGAAGCCACTGTAATAACCACTGAAAATGCAGTACTGATTGCAGCGGAAAATAATATACCAATACAATTTAATGAAGCAGCACAATCACCTTATTTCTATTATAAGGACAGTAGTGAAATTATGCATGTAATATGGTTTAAAGATGCGAGAAGCTTTGATGCACGGGCAGCGCTGGCAGGAGAATATAATCTACAAGGTTTATCTCTTTGGACTGTTATGAGATTCGATGCCCAAATGTGGCTTATTATTAATAATCAATATTACATAGAGAGACGTTTGGGAATTAGTTAG
- a CDS encoding C-GCAxxG-C-C family protein, whose product MTFKEIQELFLQGIDCSQVVAGAFAGELETDKVLLRKVSACFGGGMQCGETCGAVTGALMVLGMKYGHSEEGDPGQKQVMMQKTGEFKRLFGERYPSCICRDLLGHDISRKEELTEVMEKGLLLQFCPKVVEDTIEILGKIL is encoded by the coding sequence ATTACCTTTAAAGAAATCCAGGAACTATTCCTCCAGGGAATTGACTGTTCTCAGGTAGTTGCAGGGGCGTTTGCGGGAGAATTAGAAACAGATAAGGTACTGCTTAGGAAGGTTTCCGCCTGCTTTGGGGGAGGTATGCAGTGCGGGGAAACATGCGGCGCTGTTACGGGGGCTCTGATGGTGCTTGGAATGAAATACGGACACAGTGAAGAGGGAGATCCCGGGCAGAAGCAGGTAATGATGCAGAAAACCGGGGAATTTAAGAGACTGTTTGGGGAGCGATATCCTTCCTGTATCTGCCGTGATTTACTGGGGCATGATATTTCCAGGAAGGAAGAACTGACAGAGGTGATGGAGAAGGGGCTGCTTCTTCAGTTCTGCCCCAAGGTAGTGGAAGATACAATAGAAATTTTAGGAAAGATTTTATAA
- a CDS encoding (2Fe-2S)-binding protein: MDNQEIIDKLTKVCICKGVSKQTIKKAISEGADTVEKVWSMTNTGNGSCKGKRCGEKIRQILDNWEDENPH, from the coding sequence ATGGACAATCAGGAAATAATTGACAAATTAACAAAGGTATGTATCTGCAAGGGAGTTTCTAAGCAAACAATAAAAAAGGCAATTTCAGAAGGTGCAGACACCGTTGAAAAGGTATGGAGTATGACGAATACTGGCAATGGCAGCTGTAAAGGAAAACGATGCGGAGAAAAAATCCGGCAGATTCTGGATAATTGGGAAGATGAAAATCCGCATTGA
- a CDS encoding TVP38/TMEM64 family protein, translated as MVKNSKWIKKFVLISGIGVAIASYYGIPSVKETINQVFKMFASGDFGVMKDFIESWGAYAAVISFGLMIFQSIAAPLPAFLITFANANLFGWWQGAILSWTSAMAGAALCFYIARVLGRDAAEKFTSKAGLKQVDAFFEKYGKSTVLVCRLLPFVSFDLISYGAGLTSMPFGSFFLATGIGQLPATIVYSYVGGMLTGGAKLFVTGLMILFALSALIVMGRRIYVEKQKQKGEK; from the coding sequence ATGGTTAAAAATAGTAAATGGATTAAGAAATTCGTGTTGATATCAGGAATTGGGGTCGCGATAGCTAGTTATTATGGGATACCATCAGTAAAAGAAACCATAAATCAGGTATTTAAAATGTTTGCTAGCGGCGATTTTGGTGTGATGAAAGATTTTATAGAGTCCTGGGGGGCGTATGCGGCCGTAATATCCTTTGGGCTTATGATATTTCAGTCAATAGCGGCTCCTCTGCCAGCCTTTCTCATTACCTTTGCAAATGCCAATCTGTTCGGTTGGTGGCAGGGAGCGATCCTTTCATGGACAAGTGCCATGGCGGGAGCTGCGCTGTGCTTTTATATTGCAAGAGTTCTGGGTAGAGATGCGGCAGAAAAGTTTACAAGCAAGGCGGGATTAAAACAGGTGGATGCGTTCTTTGAAAAGTATGGAAAAAGTACGGTTCTGGTCTGCCGTCTCTTGCCCTTTGTATCCTTTGACCTTATAAGTTATGGGGCGGGACTTACTTCCATGCCCTTTGGTTCCTTCTTTCTTGCAACTGGAATTGGTCAGCTTCCGGCGACCATTGTGTATTCCTATGTGGGAGGAATGCTGACAGGTGGCGCAAAATTATTTGTAACAGGGCTTATGATCTTGTTTGCATTGTCAGCTTTAATTGTGATGGGAAGAAGAATATACGTGGAAAAACAAAAGCAAAAAGGGGAGAAGTAA
- a CDS encoding rhodanese-like domain-containing protein: MKKKFLSAVLVSAMTVSMIAGCSSGNGAEKKETTAVESTAAESTLGAESTAAAESTSVAEKTGKEEYQFVSAGDAVKAAADGKTHVLDVREWSNYGAGRVANSEWCPIFPLEDESLADQMKAYAEENLKDGEKIYIICNSGQRGAQKSTQVLEEAGIDAGLIYTVEGGAKALAKEKGALTSNRAEESIDWQYAKAADVIAKKDAQIVDVRDNDTYAGGHLENSLQVNLKDFESADAQTAMYELAAEKLDKEEPVYFLCYSGNKCAKTAISVLKDAGFDEKNLFIIENGAKDGDVQAAFVK; the protein is encoded by the coding sequence ATGAAAAAGAAGTTTTTATCAGCTGTTTTAGTGTCAGCAATGACGGTATCCATGATTGCGGGATGCAGCTCTGGTAATGGAGCAGAGAAGAAAGAAACAACAGCAGTGGAAAGTACAGCAGCAGAAAGCACTTTGGGAGCAGAGAGTACAGCGGCAGCAGAAAGTACATCAGTAGCGGAAAAAACAGGGAAAGAAGAATACCAGTTTGTATCTGCCGGGGATGCAGTAAAAGCAGCGGCTGATGGAAAAACACATGTCCTTGATGTAAGAGAGTGGTCAAATTACGGGGCGGGAAGAGTTGCCAATTCAGAATGGTGTCCCATTTTCCCGCTGGAAGACGAATCCCTGGCTGATCAGATGAAAGCATATGCGGAAGAAAATTTAAAGGATGGAGAGAAAATCTATATTATCTGCAACAGCGGGCAAAGAGGAGCCCAGAAGTCTACGCAGGTGTTAGAAGAAGCCGGAATCGATGCAGGTCTTATCTATACAGTTGAAGGGGGAGCAAAAGCCCTGGCAAAAGAAAAAGGTGCGCTGACATCAAACCGTGCGGAAGAAAGTATAGACTGGCAGTATGCAAAAGCAGCAGATGTGATTGCAAAGAAAGATGCCCAGATCGTTGATGTTCGTGATAATGATACATATGCAGGAGGCCATTTGGAAAATTCTCTTCAGGTTAATTTAAAAGATTTTGAAAGTGCCGATGCACAGACGGCAATGTATGAACTGGCAGCAGAAAAGCTTGATAAGGAAGAACCGGTATATTTCTTATGCTATAGCGGAAATAAATGCGCAAAGACAGCGATTTCCGTGTTAAAGGATGCCGGCTTTGATGAAAAGAATCTGTTTATCATTGAAAACGGGGCAAAAGACGGTGACGTTCAGGCGGCATTTGTAAAATAA